A stretch of DNA from Streptomyces sp. NBC_01197:
CCGCAGCGGATAGAGCCAGAGCAGATGGGAGTGGTGGCGGTGCGAGTCCGCCAGCGGCACGTCCTTGCCGATCATCACCCCGTCCGCCGGGTCCTCGGCGTACGGCGTGAGCCGCGCCGCGATGTCCCGCCACTGCCGGGCGCGGGGGTCGTCGACGCGCAGCAGCCGGGCCGAATCGATGAGCGTACCGACGCCCCAGCGGATCAGCGAGAGGTCGTAGGTGCAGTCCGCCGCGTTAGCGTACTCGGGGGAGCGGGTGGTCAGCAGGTGCAGCTTGCCGTCGCCGCCCTCGTGCAGGAAGTTGGCGTAGAAGTTGATGGCCTTCGCGAGGATCGGGTACACCACGTCGCGCAGGGTGGCGAGGTCCATCGTGTGCCGGTAGGAGAGCCATACGTTGTGCAGCGCCCAGGTGAGATTGCCGAAGTTGTCGGATATGTGGCCGGAGCCCGGGACACCGACGTCGTAGTTGTCGCCCGCCCGCAGCTGCCAGTCGGACGGATGGCCGAGCGCGTAGTTGTGGCCGTCCCGGTAGGCGGCCGGTACGGACGTCGGCAGGTTCTTCTCGAAACGGCGGAATGCCTGGGTCACCGAGTCCAGTTCGGGATGGTTGGTGCCGTTGACCGCGGGCATCCCGATCTGGACGTTGAGGTTCCACCACACCGCCGTCCAGCTGTTGCCGACCTCCGGGAACCACGGCCCCCACTCGGACAGGGTCGGGCCCTGGGCGCGGGTGGCCGAGGCCAGTTTGTAGAGCTGGAGGACGTAGAACGACTGGAGCCGCTTGTCCGGTACGGAGAGGAAGCTGCGCCGGTAGTAGGCGTGCCACCACTCGCGGTGCCGGGCGACCAGCGGGTCGGGGCCGGTGGCCAGCGCGCGGTCCACCGCCGCCACGGCGTCCGCGGTCGCCTGCCGCACATCGCCCGGGAAGAGGTAGACGAGCTGCGCGGCCAGCAGCCGCCCCGACCCCTCGCGCTGCTCCCGCCAGGCCGTCGTCCAGCCGCCGCCCGCCAGCAGCGGCTGTTCGACGAAGCCGGCGCCCACCCGCGGGTCCGGATTGGGTGTGTAGTCGGCCGGCTTGTCGATGAGCCGGGTACTGGCGGCCTGGAGCCACTGGAAGGACCAGGCAGCGGACTCCTCGCCCGCGCTCGGGCGGGTGGAGACCAGCAGCGCGCCCGAGTCGTTCTGGACGAGCGCGGAGAAGGTGAGGGAGCCGCGGGTGGTGGTGAGCGTGCCGCGCAGCTCCGCGTCGTAGGGATCGAGCGTCCAGTCGACCGCAGTGATCTCCCCGGCCAGGGTGAGCGTGAAGTACCCGACGGGCAGCCGGGAGTAGCCCGTGCCGCCGCGCCACTGGCCGCGCTGGTCCTGTACCTGGGTGTGGCTGATCATCAGCTTCAGGGTGTTCGGGGACGCGCCCCGGTAGAGCTGGGCGCCGAGGTAGCCGTTGGCGAGGAACGGGGCGTCCTGCCAGCCGGTGGGCAGCCGCCGCCACTTCATGGCGGCGGCGCGGGCCGTCCGTTCGTACACATCGGGGTCGTGGGACCCGGGCCGGCCGTCGGCTGGGGCCGCCCAGGCGGTGCGGGACCCGGCCAGCCAGAGGGCGGCGGTCGCGCCCGCCGCCGTACCGGCGAAGTGTCTGCGGGAGAGGTCATGCACGGGGTGACTCCTGTTCGATACGGGGGCGGGCCGTACGGGGCCGGTGAGCGGGTCCCGGTGCCTCATGAGGCGAGCAGCTTCCGGCAGGCGTCGACGGACGGGCCCATGCCGTGGTCGGGGTCGGCGCCGTACACCCCGTTCGCGTCCTTCTGGCCGAAGCCCAGCGGCTGGTAGAGCGTGGCGCAGGACGGCTCGCGGTCGGCGAGTCGCTGCCAGGAGGCCCAGGCGCTGTCGTATGCCCGCAGATGGGCGGCCATCAGCCGGCTCCGCTCGCCCGCGTAGGCCCGCAGCATCACCTGCCAGCCGTGGTGGATGACCGAGTAGAGATGCAGGCCGTAACCGGCCGAGACGCGCAGGAACTCGCGGTCGGCTCGGTCGCGCAGCGGCAGCCGGCCGGAGAGCGCGCTGATCTCCTGCCAGATCCGGGCCGCCTGCGCCTTCTCCGCCAGGATCCGCTCGACGCTGCCCGCGGCGGTGATCGCCCGGTAGTCGTCGGTGAGGTCTTTGTCGGAGCCGCCGAGGAACTGGTCGCGGGTCCAGGTCAGCCGCTTGACCTTGGCGAGCGCGCTGTAGTGGCCGCGCAGGGTGCCGGCGGCGGAGAGCAGCGCCAGCCGGTGGAAGCTGTCGACGGCGCTGCCGGAGAGCCCGGCGCGGTGGGCGTACGCGCGGAAAGCGCCCGCCTCGCCGAGCCCGGTGTCACGGGTCCAGCGGGCCATCACCCACATGTTCAGGTCGCACCAGAGCTCGTTGGTGATGTACGGGCCGCGCCAGCCGCCGCCGCGCGACCAGGTCCACACCCCGGCGAACACCGGGCTGGCGGCGAGATCCGCGAGACCCTGTGGGCCGGGCAGCCCGTCATACTCCTCGAAGCCGTTGATGACGCCGTCACCGATGTAGTCCGGGCAGGCGCCCTTCGCCTCGTACTCGCGGGCGCACTCCACTTCGGCGATCTGGCGGTGGTTCCCGATGCCGAGCGTCGGGTTGAAGGCGACGGTCCGCCAGAAGTCGACCGCCGTGTGCTTCACCGAGAACAGCAGGTTCCGGTGCGGCTCGATCGCGTCCGTGACGGTGCGGTAGAACGCCGGGTCGTTGGTGAGAGGGTCCCCGCCGGTGGACCAGGTGCGGTAGAACAGCCGCTTCCCCGCGCGGACGCACACCTCATCGCGGAGCAGACCGAGCAGCAGGTGGTGGCTGTCCTTCCCTTCTGTGATCGGGTTGTTGCCCGTGTGGTACGGCACGTTCTGCAGATAGGTCTCACCGGTCCTGATGACCAGACCGTCGATGCCGGGGAAGCGGGCGAAGACCTCACGGAGCATCAGGCGGTGGATCTCCAGGGTGCGCGGGCGGTGCAGGCTGATCCGGCCCTGGTCGTCCAGGATCTCGTCCCCGTACAGCTCGACCAGCCGTTTCGGCAGCACGATGATGTCGGTGAAGAAGTACGAGTCGATGCCCGCGGCGTGCGAGCGCCGTATGTGCTCGTCGATGCCCCTGGCGTTCTCCTCGACCCAGGCACGTGCCGCGGACCCCGCCGGAAAGATCCGATCGTCGACGGTGCCGAAGGTGACTCCGGTGTGCGGCGGGCGGAACTCGTTGATGACCTGGCCGTCATATCCGTACGAGGCAAGGGTGCGCGGGTCGTTGTAGCGGGACTCGGTCATCGGCTCGCCCGGGTTCGCCTGGACCATGTCCATGAGGAAGGGCAGCCGCCTGCCCGGGGAGTGGCCTGTCGGCCGGGCCGGTGCGGTGGAGGCGTACGCATGCGGGGCGGCGCCGAGGGTGAGCAGCGCGCCCGCACCTGTCGCCGCCGCGGCCCCCAGGACTGCTCTCCTGGACGGCGGTCGATGCGCGGAGGGCATATGAGCTCCAGTCAGGTATGTGTCGAGTGTTCTCGTCCCTGAATCCATGCACTCTGCATAGTGCCCGTGCCTCCACCGGACGGGAAGACCTCGGGCACCATAGACATCGGATGAAAGGCGGAGCGTGGCGAAGGTGAAGCCGGACCGGCTGGGGCTATTGGGCTGATACGCGCGCATTGCATGGCACGCTTGAGCCACTGACCGTCAAGGTCTCGGCAGCGATGCCGACGGAGATTCCGACGCCCCGGAGGGCACCCCGTGGACCAATTGGCACTGCTGCTCCTGCTGTTGATCGGGGCGGTGGTCTCCGTACCGATCGGTGAGCGGCTCGGGCTGCCCGCCCCGGTCCTGATGACGCTCGGCGGGATCTGCCTCGCCCTGCTGCCCTTCGTGCCGAACGTCAGCATCCCCTCGGACTTCATCCTCCCGCTGGTGCTGCCGCCGCTGCTGTACGCAGCCGTACAGCGCACCTCCTGGCGGCAGTTCACGGCCAACGTCCGGCCGATCCTGCTGCTCGCCGTGGCGCTGGTCTTCGTGACGACGGCCGCGGTGGCCGCCGTCGCGAGCGCGATGGTGCCGGGCCTGCCGATCGCCGCGGCCGTCGCGCTGGGCGCGCTGGTGGCGCCGCCCGACCCGGTGGCGGCGACGGCTGTGGCCGGGTCGCTCGGGCTGCCCCGCCGACTCGTCTCGATCCTGGAGGGCGAAGGGCTGTTCAACGACGTGACGGCGATCGTCCTCTACCACGTGGCGATCGCGGCCGCCGTCACCGGAACGTTCTCCTGGCCGGTCGCGGCGGGCCAGTTGGTGCTCTCCGCCGTGGTGGCCGTGGCGGTGGGCCTCGCGCTCGGCTGGCTCACCAACAAGCTGATGGGGCTGGTGGGCGACACCACCCTGCAGATCGGCCTGACCCTGCTGGTTCCGTTCCTCAGCTATGTGCTGGCCGAGGAGCTGATGGGCTCGGGCGTGCTGGCCGTGCTCATCTCCGCCCTGTTCCTCGCCGAACACACCGCCGACGCCGACGACGTACGGGGACGGCTGGAGGGCAACGCCTTCTGGGAGATCGTCGACACTCTCGTCACCGGGGTGACCTTCGGCCTCATCGGGCTCGAACTGCATGTGGTCTTCGGCACCGCGAACGGGCATCTGGCCCAGATGATCGGCTGGGGCGCGGCAGCCGTGGGAGTGGTTGTCGTGCTGCGCCTGCTGTGGCTGCTGCCCGCGACCTGGCTGGCGAAGAGACTGCACACCCTGCGGGACTACGACGAGGAAATCCCCACCAGCTGGCGCGAGACCATCGTCATGTGGTGGTCCGGGATGCGCGGCGTGGCCTCGGTTGCGCTGGCCCTCGCCATCCCGATGACCAAGGACGACGGCAGCCCCTTCCCGGCGCGCAGCGAGATGATCTTCATCGCCTTCGCCGTGGTCATGGTCACTCTGGTCTTCCAGGGACTGACGCTGCCCTGGCTGGTGAAGAGGCTGGGCGTCCGCGCGGACACCGGAGCCGAGCGCGAACTCGAACGGAGCCTGGCGGTACGGGCGGCGAAGGCGGCAAGACACCGGCTCAAGGAGATCCAGGACGTCGAGGAGCTGCCCGAGGAGGTCATGGAACGGCTGGCCCGCGGTGCGTTCGAGATCGGCGTCAGAATCAGCCCCGATATGGTCGACGAGGAGCGGCACGCCGCGTATCTGAAGCGGGCCGAACGGATCAGAACCACCCAGCGGATCCAGCGGGAGATGATGTCGGCGGCCCGGCACGAAGTGCTCTCCGCCCGCAATGAGCCCGGCGCGGACCCGGAGATCGTGGACCGGGTGCTGCGCCATCTGGACGTGCGCAGCCTGCGGTAGCGCGTATCACTTCCGCGGCCCCGGCCGTCAGTTCGGGCTGTCGGCCACGGTGCTCGGCCCCGGACTCGGCTACGGTCCTCAGCCCCGGCCGGTCCTGGGAGCGGGGTCGTGCTTGAACAGATCCGGCCCCCAGTGGTTCTTCGCGAGCTCGGCCGGTGCGGTCGCGATCTTCGGCAGGGCGTACGGGTGCTCGTCGCGCAGCCAGGCGATCAGCTGCTCCCGTACGGCACACCGCACGGTCCAGATGTCGTCGGAGTCCTTCGCGGTGACCACGGCCCGCACCTGAATCGTGCTCGGGCTGGTGTCCGTGACGGCCAGCGACCAGTTCCGTCCGTCCCACGACGGGAT
This window harbors:
- a CDS encoding glycosyl hydrolase family 95 catalytic domain-containing protein: MHDLSRRHFAGTAAGATAALWLAGSRTAWAAPADGRPGSHDPDVYERTARAAAMKWRRLPTGWQDAPFLANGYLGAQLYRGASPNTLKLMISHTQVQDQRGQWRGGTGYSRLPVGYFTLTLAGEITAVDWTLDPYDAELRGTLTTTRGSLTFSALVQNDSGALLVSTRPSAGEESAAWSFQWLQAASTRLIDKPADYTPNPDPRVGAGFVEQPLLAGGGWTTAWREQREGSGRLLAAQLVYLFPGDVRQATADAVAAVDRALATGPDPLVARHREWWHAYYRRSFLSVPDKRLQSFYVLQLYKLASATRAQGPTLSEWGPWFPEVGNSWTAVWWNLNVQIGMPAVNGTNHPELDSVTQAFRRFEKNLPTSVPAAYRDGHNYALGHPSDWQLRAGDNYDVGVPGSGHISDNFGNLTWALHNVWLSYRHTMDLATLRDVVYPILAKAINFYANFLHEGGDGKLHLLTTRSPEYANAADCTYDLSLIRWGVGTLIDSARLLRVDDPRARQWRDIAARLTPYAEDPADGVMIGKDVPLADSHRHHSHLLWLYPLRERKWDRPGDRDLMRRSLAHWTSMQSAWHGYSYATSSSMYSVMGEPEKALDQLTFFTDGNTVADCQMTPNTMYREGKNLALESPPAAVQSMLDMAVQGDGGVLKVFPSVSERWADASIASLRTEGAFLVDADRAGGATRWIRIRSEAGEPLTLDHGISGTVDVRDEHGRPLSWHATGPGRIAVRLPRGATAVVTPRGARASRGPRDVPANGAAEPWGLPS
- a CDS encoding Na+/H+ antiporter translates to MDQLALLLLLLIGAVVSVPIGERLGLPAPVLMTLGGICLALLPFVPNVSIPSDFILPLVLPPLLYAAVQRTSWRQFTANVRPILLLAVALVFVTTAAVAAVASAMVPGLPIAAAVALGALVAPPDPVAATAVAGSLGLPRRLVSILEGEGLFNDVTAIVLYHVAIAAAVTGTFSWPVAAGQLVLSAVVAVAVGLALGWLTNKLMGLVGDTTLQIGLTLLVPFLSYVLAEELMGSGVLAVLISALFLAEHTADADDVRGRLEGNAFWEIVDTLVTGVTFGLIGLELHVVFGTANGHLAQMIGWGAAAVGVVVVLRLLWLLPATWLAKRLHTLRDYDEEIPTSWRETIVMWWSGMRGVASVALALAIPMTKDDGSPFPARSEMIFIAFAVVMVTLVFQGLTLPWLVKRLGVRADTGAERELERSLAVRAAKAARHRLKEIQDVEELPEEVMERLARGAFEIGVRISPDMVDEERHAAYLKRAERIRTTQRIQREMMSAARHEVLSARNEPGADPEIVDRVLRHLDVRSLR